TTGAGGGGAATCCATTAGGGACGTTACCAAGTGAAAATGATTGGCATTGCAGCACTTGTGATGCTAAAAGTCAAAAGGTTCTCCCCAGTAAAATGATAGAGCAATGCTTAAAGTTACAGGGCCTTGACTTCTCCTTCTGAATGCCATATTCTCTACCTACTGTGGGAAAGATGCTCACTTAGAGCGTATATTTTGGCTAGCAAAAATCCAGTGTGCCTTAATATTATTTATGTCTGTTTTTCTCGAGAGCTCTTTTTGGTCAGGATTGTGATTtatgttgtttttatttcagctacGCAGGAGATTCTTTGACGGATTACGATCTCAGCAAACTCCAACTCGAGAAGAAGAATGACAGCTAAGAGACTTAAACCAGACTTTTCACCATCCTGGAAAGGAACTGTCTGCCCGtatttggagtttttttaataCTCTACCTCCCTCTGCTGTTATCAGCGAGAAGTTCCTCGACAATGGGAAATCATGTACTTGCAGCTTCAATTTCCATGCTCTCGCTCCTGGCGATGATGGGAGACGCAGACAGTAAAACAGATAGCTCCTTCATGATTGACTCCGATCCCAGCCGCTGTATGAGGCATCACTACGTCGACTCCATCAGCCACCCCCTCTACAAGTGTAGCTCAAAGGTAAGGACTTCCCTCACCCCTTTGCAGCTTGTCAGAGTTGTTAAAATGAGCTGTTTCgggtgatttttttctctgcacaaaTTCCTTATTACCAAAATCCAGCTGCAGGGACATACAAATGTTGAGACATCTGAGTGAGTACATCAGAACCGGGGCTGGAGAGAAAGGCTCTTGACTCTCTTTTCACCTTTTCAAAAGGAGAAACACACCATGATGGTGAAGCTAACGTGCAGTAAATGAAAAGATTCAAAGGAGGATGTTGGGGTCTTAGCCACCAGTGCCAAGGAGATGGACTAGTTTGAAAGTTTAGATCATCCCAGTCACCTCTTTCTTCAAGTGAGTCTTTAATCTGGAGCATATAAACTTCCAACTTTTGAGTTGAAGTACTGAGATAAAGAATCAAGCTGTAAAATCGTAATGAAAAAAGACTGTGAAAAacattgctaattttttttccctcccatttaGTTTCAAGGCCTTTGTTTTCATGCAGAATGACAATTGGATGTTTACTGTAGGGCTGAGGGGCAGAAGGAAATACAAGATTGCCTTTCATTTGAGATTTCAAGCCAGAAAAAATTTGTGTCAAAATGGCTTAGCAGCCTGCACATGTAGCCTACAGTCATTTATTTCATTGTGTGGagaaaaagaatggggaaaaacaataaggaaaatCCTTCTTGGTCCCTTTTGTCTTGTCCTAATGTGTTCCAGCTGAGTTAACCCAGTGCATATTCAGATGTACGGTCTCTGCCTGGAACATCCCTCTGTCCTGCAGAAAGTGGCTTTGCCTTATGTATCCACATCCCTGGATCAAGGAAAGGCAACAGCTGCCAGTGCCAACGCTTTTGCCAGCCCTCTGTTGGGTAAGAGAGCGATGGGAGGCTGGTGGGAGATCAGAGGCTTTTGCTCTACTGCTCTTGAATTCAAACAGTAAAATTATGCATTAATTGTGGTTCAGGAGAGatcttttgttttgctcttaGCCTAGATGAGACCTTCTTACCATCTGGGAAACATCCAGCTTTAATGTATAGAACTGCAGAGATGCATCTGTCTGCGCAATATTGATTTTATTGCAGTTGACTCCAGTGCGAGGCAAAGCTAAAAAGTGTGGGTGGAGTGGGTGGGTTTTATGTCCTGGCAGGGGGGTGCTAGCAGCACTCCCCTCCCTGGCAATTCAGATTGCCTATTACACCTGAGAAGCCATAGCTACTGCAATGGTTTAGTCCAGGAGGGTGATATTTCACCCAACTGGCCCTTGCTCTTGGCTCCCTGCACTGCCAGAGAACAGCAGGATCTGTGGCACGTAACATAGACAAGATGCTATGTAGCCCCCAGAGGCCCTTTGGTCTCCAGCTTTGGGTAGgatctccccctgcccctctaCACGCAGGAGACCAAATGAGGAACAGGTGATGACTGCACCAGGGTGGTGAGAAATGGAGGGTATAACTACCCTGAGCTCTCTGCCCCACACAAAAGGGGACACAACAGATCCCAGACCAGTCCTGAGGCAATTCAGTCCTGGAGGATGAAGGATGGGGCTTGTCTGGCCCGGGGCCAAAGGGTTGCCATGTCCTGGTCTCTCCTTTCCCGATGGCCATCATCTACCTGCCACCATTCCCCAGCTGCAGTGGGTTCCCACAGCACGTCTTTGCCTCCATTTGGCCCTGCATCACCGCTGGCTCTCCTGTGGTCACTGCCACAGCCAAACCCTCCTGCCCCTGGGCCAGCTGGGCACTCACCCCAAAGCTActgccccagcactgccagcCTTGCAGCTCCACATCATCCTGCCTGTCCCGCAGCCAGCCTGTCCCTCACCTCCAACCACgcttttcttctgtgcttcctACACAGcccaaggaaggaaggaaggaaggaaggaaggaaggaaacccaCCAACTACTCAACTCCTTACCGTCCCTAATGACAGAGAGAAGCAATCAGGCTTTTGGGAGTGGGGCTGATGGAAATGAGAACACAGAATGCATTGTAATGAAAACCATATTATTTCAAAACTGAGCTTTGAGAAAAAAGATGTTGACATAAACATTTGTAACTCTGACTGCAAAGATgtcagtgactttttttaaatcaagcctTTAATGGAAATCATGTTTGAAAACATTATCACATCTCTTGGCTTCCCAAATTCCACAACGGTTTCAAGAAGAGTTTTTTAACGATACTGCAAGTTGTATGGACTTTCTCATgaagtggaaaatgaaaacagtttccaTACAAAGTGAAATAATTTTGACATTTCCTAGAAAACTTCTCTCTGTTTGTTAAatcaaggtctttttttttttaaggtctcaGGGATCTGAATCATCCTTCTGGCTTCTGTTCTGGATCTAGCGTATAAACACAGACCAATATTAGACTTGCTAATGAAAATTAGACGTAATGTCTGTTCCTATATATATTGTGATAAAATATAAACAAGTCAAAAAAAGGAAGGTTCTGCGGGCGTAGCTGTGGGAATTGTGGTACTTCTTGTTTCCACTGAGTTTCCATTGTGAAGCTTGGACCAACAATTGATGTCAAGCAGAGACTTTGCCCTTTTTTGGCATGATATATTGGTTCCACCAAGCCATCCTTTTTCACCCCATATGTTTTCCCTTTTAGTGCAGCATAGAATTACAGAAGTTAAAAATGGCTTCAGAAATTGCAAGGCATATTACATTTGCTGTCCGTCTTGGTTAAAAAAGGATTATGTCCATCGTGCTTCTCTGTGGAGGCTGCCAGTTGTACCCACATGGGAAGCAGTTTTGTTACGCTTGGAAACATCCACCCAATATAATTTAATCATTAAAATCCCTCTTGCTTGTGACCTCAGACAGATGTTGAAAACAGGTTTCCAAAGCCTTCGGAAACGTACTCCATTATAGTAACAGAATGTATAACAGAGACACAAAGGAGGGATGGAAGAAGGTCATTTGTTcctgaaaaacagtgttttcctttgaCTTCAAGGAAACATTTGTGTCAGCTAATGAGGTATTGCCCTTCTGACCATATTGGATTCTGCCTGACCCACTGGTCTTCCATGTGCTGGATCGCCTCACCGCTGCAGTCAGAGCCTCCTAAATTACAGTATTGGCTGTCACAAGCGCTTCCTCCAGATGTGCCAGAAGCGTGCTACCACTGACAGCCTCGCACTGAAGAATCCAGCCCAGAGAGACACGGACCAGATGAAGAAAGATTTAGCAAATGTTTGCAGACGTTTGCTCACGAGGTAGCTCAGGAGATTTTCAGTATTGCTTGCTTGTAGCCAGGCCGCGGATACTGCGTGAAAGTCTGTTCTCGTGAATCTCAGCCCATCTGCTTTTGGGGCTCAGCTTGTTGCTGAGGAGGACTACAAACACTGTTAATATCAAACCAGTTCACAACTTCTGAATTTCCAGAATGCAGCTCAAAGGATCAGAGTCAAATATTGCCTCAGATTCAGTTTGGTCTCTTTTGTGGCCACCCAGACACCTATGAGACTGCTGACTTTAAGTAAGAAAACCTATTTTTCCCTAGCTGCTCATACATGTGAGACTTCCCACGGTTCCCACGTTCTAGCACGCTGTGCTTCCGGATCCAGCAATGCAAGGTGACAGGCACAGGCTCACATGTGTGGGGGACAAGGGGAGCCATGAGGCACGCGTATCAGGTTATAAAATACCCACATGTTTTTACTATATATACCCTCACTGTATTACTGTGCTATTCCATCATAGCATTACTAATTATTTAGGCGATAATCTCTATTGCGCTACAGTATACGATACAATAAGCAGCTGGTGTGATTGACTAAATGGCAAAGCAAAGCTTTTGAAGTACGTGCTATTTCCAGCTCATTTGCACACCTGCCAAAATCCACTGCTGCTGTTCTGGATTTACAAGGAGGAGGAGATTAAATTTTGCTGAGGACTTCAGGTTAATCCAGAAGTTTAGAAAGCTATCAAAGtgggaaatctgatttttttttatcctgcaaGCTTGACTTGATACCCATGGTGCAGTGCCATTGTAAAATAATACAATGTAATGCAAAACTAGAGCATGAACCCAATGTAACTTTACATGATATGAATACTGACCGTACTCTTATGAAAAACGAAGTAGCCAGCAAAACTGAAGATTAAAACTAGAATCTCCTcagaacaaaacatgtttttaaagacaAGGCTTGCTAAGCAATTATAAATGCAGTTCCACATTGAAGAAATACTGACTGTTTTTGCTTTAGAAGGCTTGCTGTTCATAAGAAATGTATTCAGACACAGATATTGTCACATCAGATAATTCTACTCTGTAATTACACTGTTGGAACTCTTAATCCTTAATCCTGTTCCTCAAGGGCTGGTTTGGTGTTTTCCTGGCATTTCTGAATGTGTCTGCAGATACAGGAGCGCATGCGTGCCATAAAAAGTCCCTAGAGTAACAGTACCAGAGTGACTACCTGTTCTAGCTCCAGAAGCATCAACAATTATACGTCACCTGCATCATACAGCAATGTGTGCCGTCATATTTGGGCTGAAATCACTGAATCATGGAAAtgttggttggaagggactctggaggCCCTCTGAACCTCCCAAAAAGCAACTTGCGGCCATTGCATGTCCCCCGTTGCCACTCCTGAGGAGCGTTTCGCCCTGTGGTCTTTGCAACTGCCCTTTGAGCAGTTGCCAGCCACTGTCGGATtgctcctccccttccccttcagccAATTCATGGGCATAGCCTGTGACAGAGTGTTCTCACAGTCCGGTGAACTTGGTCAAAGTGGGGGACCTAACAAGACCTGTCAAGATGCCAGGAAGGAaactaacttttaaaaatgtccCAATCTGCTGTGTTTCCTTTGCAATACAGGCAGCGTTAGGTACCTGTGTAGCTCTTCTCGAGCTGCCTGCGGGCCTGTCACTGTGGGAAGTGAGTTTTGTTTACCAGAGGACAAAAGTGGATCTTTATCTGTCAGCAACGGGGTGCCAGCTCTGTAATAATTGTCCCTTTCCCTGTTCTCGTATATACTAAAGATACCAGTATTAAAGAGTTTGACATAGCTGATACATCTAAAGCTGGGTTGTGGCTCAACAATACACTGAAATTTTTTTCTCGCCATATTACTACTAACAGCTGAAGTGAATTTGCTTATGAATAGGCAGCATCACAGGAAAGGGACCATAAATTTATGCTACGAATCATGAAAGACGGTAAAATTATTGGAGAGCCACAAGAACCCATTGTTTCATTAAACCAAGGAACAAAATGGCACCAACCCCAGATCATCAGCTCGTGAAGACATCTTCCTTGTGACCTGTCTGTGTTGACTGAATTGTATGTCTTAATATACTAATACTTTTTCAAGCAAATCATTTAGCATGCAAATACTCTTGGAAGATCCATTTTTAAGCACGGTACAAAGCATGATTTTTATGGACTCCCCTTTCCCATGGACACAGGAAGTGCTGGTATTTTCTACTTTATATCAGGAAtattctctctgtctttctctctcatctttcCTCATGACTCTGgctaaagagaaaattaaacGTTCGGCATATCTGCTTGCAAGACTTGGAGATTTGCAGCTAATTCATCATGTGTAGTGAAAGAAACTCAGAAGTGTTTAATGTTGTAAAATATTTGCTGTCACATTTGTAGTTATCCTCTTAGATTGTGTGGAAAAACCACGAGATATGTGCAGcatgtttaaaatgtaattttattcctTGGTTATAGGCTAGACTTACGACTGTTTTACTGCCTACTTTCTCACCTCCATCGCGTTTTGACCTTGTTCGGATGATACAATAAGTTGATTTTGAAGTTCATGTTGGTTAATGAGAATTAGCTGATCTGGacttaaataatatttcattcCCTATGAACGTATAAGAGTTTGTTTAAACTTGCCCAACATCTATCCCTTATCAAGGTGATAACAGTTGTTTTTAACCACATGATTTCCTGAGCTATAGAAGATCCTTTGCATGTTTTCTACAGAGCTTAGGAGACTCTATCCCTCTCCTCTCTTCAACAAAGCGTTGTTGGGAAGGACAGTAGGTGACTCCTCATGGGCTTTCCTTCCTTAGCGCCTCCCGTTGTGCAAGTTACCTTGCTCTGGTCACAACTGAGATGGTGAACTCAGGAGGGGAAGAACCATGGAGCCTGCACTGCTTTTGGAAAAGCTCACTAGTGAACCCTCGTGTTTGGCAAGGAGTTCATCTTGTTTACGTTTTCACTGCCTTACACTATGCAGTGCATTTTATACAGATACAACTTATgcaattatatatatacacacacatataattgCAAATACTTTACATAAAAACTTGCAAAACGAGGGAGCTAGAAACTTAGttcttgagaagcaataaactgAGCATCTTCTTTAAATTTCCACTTTATATGTTTATATAGCTAAGTATTTGAGACATTCACTGGCCCCAAGGACCAGTTTTGCTGATCACAAGTATATGCACTCAAAGTGTTGGGAAATATCCAACCGAAGTATTAGTCTGGCTGATGATTTAAGGGCTTTGGCTGCCACAAATCTGGGGTCAGTGAGTCACAGTTGCAGTCACTGTGCCTGGAAAGCAGGGCTGCTGCCCGCGCTACCTCCTCTGCTCTCACAGGCATAGCTCGGGGGCAATGCACTGTGTGGGGCTCGGTGCCCTCGCCAAGGTGGGGAGACACAGTAAGTGAAGAAAGACCAGCTAGACTGGAGGGAGGCGCCCATCTGCCGTTGTTAGCTGTGTGCTGGCAGCCACGGGGACACGTTTCCTAACCTGTCTCTTTTCCTTCGCAGATGGTGCTGCTGGCTCGCTGCGAAGGGCGCTGCAGCCAGACGTCGCGCTCGGAGCCCATGGTTTCTTTCAGCACTGTCCTGAAGCAGCCTTTCCGCTCCACCTGCCACTGCTGCCGGCCCCAGACCTCCAAGCTGAAGGCCATGCGGTTGCGATGCTCGGGGGGCATGCGGCTCACTGCCACCTACCGCTACATCCTCTCCTGCCACTGCGAGGAGTGCAACTCCTAGGGACGTACCCGCCACAGCAGTGGAGGGATCGGGATGCTGCTGTCAGGGAAGGCTCTCAAGAAGTCACCTGAGGTGACGGCGATGCTCCCAGTGTACGTTACAGTGAGGACAGGACTAACCAGGCTGGATTGTAAAATATCCTGGATGGTGCCAGTACCGAAGTGTGGGCTGTGACAAAGGCAAAAGCATGAAGACTTGTTTTTaagaagcctttcttttttctgaaaggaTATTTTTgtgagtttcttctttttcaggctCAGCTCTGACTACAGAGAGGTGCTTTTACTTTAGGCCAAGGGCAGCAGGGGAACAGAGAGGAAGGTCAGCTGGATGACAGCACCGCGCTCTGGGAGTTGGCGTTTGGACAGAGGATGGGCATCAGTTCCCACATATGACCTCTTAACCTAACAATTTATTCTCAGTCACCTAGTTATCCTGGCCTTCAAAACAAACTGTGTTGTTGGCAAGGATTATCTGTTACTGATCTAGCAGCCAAGCGCTGGATAACTTTAACTGTGGTTTAGCAGCAATTGCAAATAAAACATTGAAAAGTGAACTGGATATGAAATGTAGAGCTGGGACTACCCAGCCCGAGCCAGCTGAAGTGATTATTTGCAGCGTGCAGCATCACAGTTCAGTGGCTGAGCGACTCCTGAGAAGTGAAAGGTCATGAGACTCATTATTCCCCTCTAAAAGCCTGGAAATGTGACAGGTCACATCTGTCACAAAAGCCATTATTCAAACACTAAAAACTAATCAAAGATTAAAATGACATGTACTAAATGGAGTCTTTTCTTAACTTGGGTAGACCTGCTGACATACAGAGCCAGAGCCACAAGAATAATGACCA
Above is a window of Larus michahellis chromosome 1, bLarMic1.1, whole genome shotgun sequence DNA encoding:
- the NDP gene encoding norrin codes for the protein MGNHVLAASISMLSLLAMMGDADSKTDSSFMIDSDPSRCMRHHYVDSISHPLYKCSSKMVLLARCEGRCSQTSRSEPMVSFSTVLKQPFRSTCHCCRPQTSKLKAMRLRCSGGMRLTATYRYILSCHCEECNS